CCATGGGCATGGGCCAGCCGGACGTGAGCGCCCTGCGGGAAGTGGGCCGCTGGCTGTCCTACCTGAAAGAGCCCGAGCCGCCCAAGGGCCTGAAAGAGCTGATGGAAAAGCTGCCCATCTTCAAGCAGGTGCTCAACATGCCGGTGAAGCGGCTGAAAAGCGCCCCCTGCCAGGAAGTGATCCAGCAAGGCGAGGAAGTCGATCTGACCCGGATTCCGGTGCAGCACTGCTGGCCCGGGGACGCGGCGCCGCTGATCACCTGGGGGCTGACCATCACCCGCGGCCCCTACAAAAAGCGCCAGAACCTGGGTATTTACCGCCAGCAGGTACTGGGCAGGAACAAGGTGATCATGCGCTGGCTCAGTCACAGGGGCGGGGCGCTGGACTTTCGCGAGTGGCAGGAGGCCAATCCGGGTCAGCCCTATCCGGTGGCGGTGGCGCTGGGGGCCGATCCGGCCACCATTCTCGGTGCCGTGACGCCGGTGCCCGACACCCTGTCGGAATACGCCTTTGCCGGCCTGCTCAGAGGCAGCCGCACCGAGGTGGTGAAGTGCATCGGCTCCGATCTGGAAGTGCCGGCCAGCGCCGAGATCGTGCTGGAAGGCCATATTTACCCCGGCGAGATGGCGCCGGAAGGCCCTTACGGTGACCACACCGGTTACTACAACGAAATCGACGAGTTCCCGGTGTTTACCGTGGAACGGATCACGCGCCGTCGCGACGCCATCTACCATTCCACCTATACCGGTCGGCCACCCGATGAGCCGGCGGTGCTGGGCGTGGCACTGAACGAGGTGTTCGTGCCCATACTGCAAAAGCAGTTTCCGGAAATCACCGATTTCTATCTGCCGCCGGAAGGCTGCTCCTACCGCATGGCGGTGGTCACCATGAAAAAACGCTACCCCGGCCATGCCAAACGTGTCATGCTGGGCGTTTGGTCGTTTTTACGACAATTCATGTATACCAAGTTCGTTATCGTGTGTGACGACGATATCAATGCCAGAGACTGGAACGACGTGATCTGGGCCATTACGACCCGAATGGACCCGGCTCGGGATACCACATTGATCGAGCACACCCCCATCGACTACCTGGATTTCGCCTCGCCGGTTTCCGGTCTGGGCTCCAAAATGGGCCTGGATGCCACCAACAAGTGGCCGGGTGAAACCAATCGGGAATGGGGCGAGCCCATCGTGATGACGGACGAGGTCAAACAACGGGTCGATGCGCTGTGGGACCAACTCGGTATCCTGAACGCGAGTGCAGAACAGAGTGAGAACAAAGGATAGTCATGCAAAAAGTTAGCTGTAATGTCGAAGCGCTCCACGAAATGGCCGACACCCTCTGGTATGTGCGGCTGAAGCCGGAGCAGGCGGTGGACTTTCACCCCGGCCAGTATTTGCTGGTGGTGATGGCGGATGACGACAAGCGCCCCTTTTCCATCGCCAACATGCCCCAGGAAAACGGCGAAATCGAGCTGCACATTGGTGCCTCGCCCGACAACACCTATGCCATGCAGGTGCTCAAGCGCATGCAGGAGCAGGGCAGAATCGAGGTGCAGCTGCCGGCGGGTAAGGCCTACCTGCGCGAGTCGCGCCATCCGGTGATCCTGATGGCCGGCGGCACCGGCTTTGCCTACACCCGCTCCATTCTGCAGCGAATGCTGGCCGACGGCCTGCACAAACCGGTATTCATTTACTGGGGGGTGCGTCATCAAGAGCATTTGTATGCTCACGAAGAGCTGGTCGCCTGGGCCGCCGAGCACAAGGAGCTGACCTATGTACCCGTGGTGCAAAACGGCGGCGAGCAGTGGCGGGGTCGCAGCGGTCTGGTGCACGAGGCCATTATGGAAGACTTTCCCAGCCTGACCGGTTACGACATTTACGTGGCCGGCCGCTTTGAAATGGCGGGGGTGGCCCGTGAAGCCTTCAAGGAAAAGGGTGTGGACGCCGGGCGTCTGTTTGGTGATGCCTACGAGTTTATTTAAACGCGGGCCTTGCCGAACATGAAACAATGCCGGGCTTGCCCGGCATTGTGCTTTCAGCGATGGGCGATTATTCCTGTGCGCTGCGGCCGTCGGCCAGCTGCTGCTCCAGCAGGGCCAGGCGGGTTTCCAGCTCGTTCAGTTTTTCCCGGGTACGCAGCAGCACCTTGGTCTGCACGTCGAACTCTTCCCGGGTGACCACGTCCAGCTTGCCCAGCTGGGCCTGCAGCACGGTGCGAATGCGCTTTTCCGCTTCCTCACCCATGTTTTTCAGCCCGGCGGGCATGTTGTTCTGAATCTGTTTGGCGATCTCTTCCAGTTTTTTCGGGTCCAGCATGGTCGCTCTCCTTGAAATATTGCTGCCATTGTAACCCAATCCCGCCATTCATGGGGATTCGGGATTGGCCTGTTGCAGGGCAATCTGGTGAAAGGCCCGGATCAGCGGATCGTCCAGCCGCCTTTTCAGCAGGCACACGCCCACCTCAAAGGGTTTGAGGTCCGGGGTGACCGCCAGCCGCTGGATCTTGTCGGCCATGGGGCTGTGGCGAATGACCGCCGCGGGCACCAGGGCCACGCCGCAGCCCAGCGCCACCATGCCCACAATGGCCTCGTTGCCGGCCACCTCCGCGTAGACGTGCGGGTTGATACCCTTGTTGCGAAACCACTGGTTGGTGCGTTTTCGCGCCACTCCCTGCTCCGGCAAAATCACCGGAATGCGGCTCCAGTCGGCGGGACTCTGTTGCAGCAGCTCATTGGCCAGGCAGGGAATGCGCGGGGCGATAAACACCAGCGGCACCGTCTGCAGCCTTATGAATTCCAGCTTGGCAGGCAGGGCGTCGGGGCGGGCGGCAATGGCCAGATCGGTTTCCTCGTTCAGCACCTTGTCGATGGCCAGGGCCGGATCGCCGGTTTCCAGCCGAAGTTCCAGTTGCGGGTAGCGGGTGCGAAAGCGCGCCAGAATATCGGGCAACAGAAAATAGCTGGCGGTCACCGAGCAGAACAGTCGCAGCCGGCCCTGCAGCGGACCGTCGTTGTGCCTGAGCTGATCGCGCAGCTGCTGCCACTCGGCCAGCCAGCCCTCGGCAAACTGCTGCAGTTGCTGCCCCGCGGGGGTCAGGGCCACGCTGCGGTTGTCCCGCACCAGCAGCTCGCAGCCCACCTCCTGCTCCAGCCGCTGAATGGCCCGGCTCAGGGTGGACGGGCTCACCGCCATGGCGTCGGCGGTGCGGCCAAAGTGCAGGCTCTGGCTGAGGTGAACAAACAACTCCAGGTTTCGCAGTTCCATCGTATTGCACCAAATGAAATACTCTGTTCCGAATATATCATTTCAGGCAATGAGACGCCTGGGGTATAGTGCTGGGGTCGTCACCGGCAACGGTGCAAGCATTCAAAAATAACGGATTAATTGGAGCAAAAGGTCATGGCTAACTATTTCAATACCCTGAACCTGCGTCAGCAGCTCGAGCAGCTCGGCAAGTGTCGTTTCATGAACCGCAGCGAGTTCGCCGACGGTTGTAACTACCTGAAAGGCAAAAAGGTGGTTATCGTGGGGTGTGGCGCTCAGGGGCTGAACCAGGGTCTGAACATGCGCGATTCCGGCCTGGATGTGTCTTACGCCCTGCGTGCCGAAGCCATCGCCGAGAAGCGTAAGTCCTTCGTGCAGGCCACCGAGAACGGCTTCAAGGTGGGCACCTATGAAGAGCTGATCCCCACCGCCGACCTGGTCATGAACCTGACTCCCGACAAGCAGCACACCTCTGCCGTTAACGCCGTGATGCCCCTGATGAAGGAAGGCGCCGCCCTGGGTTACTCCCACGGTTTCAACATCGTTGAAGAAGGCATGCAGATCCGCAAGGACATCACCGTGGTGATGGTGGCGCCCAAGTGCCCCGGCACCGAAGTGCGTGAAGAATACAAGCGTGGCTTCGGCGTGCCCACCCTGATCGCCGTTCACCCGGAAAACGATCCCAAGGGCGAAGGCCTGGCCATCGCCAAGGCCTGGGCTTCTGCCACCGGCGGCGACCGTGCCGGCGTACTGGAGTCTTCCTTCGTGGCCGAAGTGAAATCCGACCTTATGGGTGAGCAGACCATCCTGTGCGGCATGCTGCAGGCCGGTGCCATCGTGTGCCACGAGAAAATGGTGGCCGACGGCATCGACGCCGGTTACGCCGGCAAGCTGATCCAGTTCGGCTGGGAAACCATCACCGAAGCCCTGAAGCAGGGCGGCATTACCAACATGATGGATCGCCTGTCCAACCCCGCCAAGATCAAGGCCTTTGATCTGGCCGAAGAGCTGAAGCAGCTGATGCGCCCGCTGTTCAACAAGCACATGGACGACATCATCTCCGGCGCCTTCTCTTCCGGTATGATGGCCGACTGGGCCAATGACGACCACGACCTGCTGACCTGGCGTGAAGAAACTGCCAAGACCAGTTTCGAACAGTACCCGGCTTCCGACGTGGTGATCGGCGAGCAGGAATACTTCGACAACGGCATTCTGCTGGTGGCCATGGTTAAGGCCGGCGTAGAACTGGCCTTCGAAGCCATGACTGCTTCCGGTATCATTGATGAGTCCGCCTACTACGAGTCGCTGCACGAGCTGCCGCTGATCGCCAACACCGTAGCCCGCAAGCGTCTGTACGAGATGAACGTGGTTATCTCCGACACCGCCGAATACGGTAACTACCTGTTTGCCAACGCCGCCGTGCCCCTGCTGCGCGAACACTTCATGCCCAAGGTGGGCACCGACGTGATTGGCAAGACCATCGCCGTTGAGTCCAACTCTGTCGACAACCGTCGCCTGATCGACGTCAACGAGGCCATTCGCAACCACCCGGTGGAAATCATCGGCAAGACCCTGCGCGCCTACATGACCGACATGAAAAACATCGCCGTTGGCGGTTAAACAAACAAAACGATAAACAGAGCTGTATCAAGGGAGGCGAAAGCCTCCCTTTTGTATTTATGGCAGGGATTCGGGAATGGAGACTGAGGAGCGCCCCAGTCCCCGGCCCCCGTCAGTCTGATATAATGCTCCGTTCAAGCGAGGGGAGTGAATAATGAGTTTTGACGAGCGTTTCGGGGGCATTGCCCGCCTGTATGGTGCCCGGGCCCTGGCCCGTTTTGCCGGGGCCCATGTGTGTGTGATTGGCATTGGTGGCGTGGGCAGCTGGGCGGCGGAAGCCCTGGCGCGTTCAGGAATAGGTGCCATCACCCTGATCGACATGGACGATATCTGCATCACCAACACCAACCGGCAGATCCATGCCCTCAGCAATCAGATTGGCGCGGAAAAAACGCAAGCCATGGCCGAGCGCATTGCGCTGATCAACCCGGAGTGCCGAGTGACGGTGGTGGATGATTTTATCGGTGCCGATAACCTGGCCGAGCACCTGCTGGCGGGCTTTGATTACGTGATCGATGCCATCGACTCGGTGCGGGCCAAGGCGGCGCTCATTGCCTTTTGCAAACGAAACAAGATCCCGGTGATCACCGCCGGCGGTGCTGGTGGCCAGATTGATCCTTCCCAGATCCAGTTAAAGGATCTCAGCAAGACTATTCAGGATCCGCTGGCGGCCAAGGTGCGGGGTGAGCTGCGCCGCTTCTACAACTTCAGCAAGAACCCCAAGCGCAAGTTTGGCGTCGACTGTGTGTTCTCCACCGAACAGCCCCGCTACCCGGACGGCGAAGGCGGCATCTGCAGCGCCAAGCAGGAAGCGGACGGCACCATGAAAATGGACTGCGCCTCCGGTTTTGGCGCCGTTACCCATACCACCGCCACCTTCGGCTTCTTTATGGTCAGCCGGGTGCTTTCCCGGCTTGCTACGCAAGCAGCTGTAAGCGATCAGCTATAAGCTGTAAGTCGTTTGAGTTGTGCGTAAACGCAGTGCCAAGGCTATGACAGGGAGAGGGATATGTCATTGAAAGTTATATACAAAATAACTTATCCGAACGGAAAAATTTATATCGGTAAGGATCTGACTGACAGCATCAATTACTTCGGTAGTGCCAGTGACGAGCTGATTGCCAAAGATTTTACCCGTGAGCAACGGCAGAGCATGACTATCAGAAAAGACATTCTGCTTGAGTCGGACGATGCTGCGGAAATAAATCGCCGGGAATCGGAGTTTATTAGGGAATATCAATCCAACAATCCCGATATTGGTTACAACCGT
The Oceanimonas pelagia genome window above contains:
- the ilvC gene encoding ketol-acid reductoisomerase, translated to MANYFNTLNLRQQLEQLGKCRFMNRSEFADGCNYLKGKKVVIVGCGAQGLNQGLNMRDSGLDVSYALRAEAIAEKRKSFVQATENGFKVGTYEELIPTADLVMNLTPDKQHTSAVNAVMPLMKEGAALGYSHGFNIVEEGMQIRKDITVVMVAPKCPGTEVREEYKRGFGVPTLIAVHPENDPKGEGLAIAKAWASATGGDRAGVLESSFVAEVKSDLMGEQTILCGMLQAGAIVCHEKMVADGIDAGYAGKLIQFGWETITEALKQGGITNMMDRLSNPAKIKAFDLAEELKQLMRPLFNKHMDDIISGAFSSGMMADWANDDHDLLTWREETAKTSFEQYPASDVVIGEQEYFDNGILLVAMVKAGVELAFEAMTASGIIDESAYYESLHELPLIANTVARKRLYEMNVVISDTAEYGNYLFANAAVPLLREHFMPKVGTDVIGKTIAVESNSVDNRRLIDVNEAIRNHPVEIIGKTLRAYMTDMKNIAVGG
- the ubiK gene encoding ubiquinone biosynthesis accessory factor UbiK translates to MLDPKKLEEIAKQIQNNMPAGLKNMGEEAEKRIRTVLQAQLGKLDVVTREEFDVQTKVLLRTREKLNELETRLALLEQQLADGRSAQE
- the ubiD gene encoding 4-hydroxy-3-polyprenylbenzoate decarboxylase, whose translation is MKYKDLRDFIAQLEAQGELKRIHQEIDPYLEMTEICDRTLKAGGPALLFENPRGYDMPVLGNLFGTPRRVAMGMGQPDVSALREVGRWLSYLKEPEPPKGLKELMEKLPIFKQVLNMPVKRLKSAPCQEVIQQGEEVDLTRIPVQHCWPGDAAPLITWGLTITRGPYKKRQNLGIYRQQVLGRNKVIMRWLSHRGGALDFREWQEANPGQPYPVAVALGADPATILGAVTPVPDTLSEYAFAGLLRGSRTEVVKCIGSDLEVPASAEIVLEGHIYPGEMAPEGPYGDHTGYYNEIDEFPVFTVERITRRRDAIYHSTYTGRPPDEPAVLGVALNEVFVPILQKQFPEITDFYLPPEGCSYRMAVVTMKKRYPGHAKRVMLGVWSFLRQFMYTKFVIVCDDDINARDWNDVIWAITTRMDPARDTTLIEHTPIDYLDFASPVSGLGSKMGLDATNKWPGETNREWGEPIVMTDEVKQRVDALWDQLGILNASAEQSENKG
- the fre gene encoding NAD(P)H-flavin reductase; the encoded protein is MQKVSCNVEALHEMADTLWYVRLKPEQAVDFHPGQYLLVVMADDDKRPFSIANMPQENGEIELHIGASPDNTYAMQVLKRMQEQGRIEVQLPAGKAYLRESRHPVILMAGGTGFAYTRSILQRMLADGLHKPVFIYWGVRHQEHLYAHEELVAWAAEHKELTYVPVVQNGGEQWRGRSGLVHEAIMEDFPSLTGYDIYVAGRFEMAGVAREAFKEKGVDAGRLFGDAYEFI
- the tcdA gene encoding tRNA cyclic N6-threonylcarbamoyladenosine(37) synthase TcdA; the encoded protein is MSFDERFGGIARLYGARALARFAGAHVCVIGIGGVGSWAAEALARSGIGAITLIDMDDICITNTNRQIHALSNQIGAEKTQAMAERIALINPECRVTVVDDFIGADNLAEHLLAGFDYVIDAIDSVRAKAALIAFCKRNKIPVITAGGAGGQIDPSQIQLKDLSKTIQDPLAAKVRGELRRFYNFSKNPKRKFGVDCVFSTEQPRYPDGEGGICSAKQEADGTMKMDCASGFGAVTHTTATFGFFMVSRVLSRLATQAAVSDQL
- the ilvY gene encoding HTH-type transcriptional activator IlvY, whose protein sequence is MELRNLELFVHLSQSLHFGRTADAMAVSPSTLSRAIQRLEQEVGCELLVRDNRSVALTPAGQQLQQFAEGWLAEWQQLRDQLRHNDGPLQGRLRLFCSVTASYFLLPDILARFRTRYPQLELRLETGDPALAIDKVLNEETDLAIAARPDALPAKLEFIRLQTVPLVFIAPRIPCLANELLQQSPADWSRIPVILPEQGVARKRTNQWFRNKGINPHVYAEVAGNEAIVGMVALGCGVALVPAAVIRHSPMADKIQRLAVTPDLKPFEVGVCLLKRRLDDPLIRAFHQIALQQANPESP